The genomic DNA CATTATGGTTGAAATGGCGTGTTTATAGACCAGTTGAGAATGACCGTCTCTGCGTAAGAGTACACAAAAATTGTCAAACCATGTGACCACACCTTGCAGTTTTATTCCATTCACTAAGAAAATAGTAAGTGGAGTTTTGCTTTTTCTCACATTGTTTAAGAATGCGTCCTGTAGATTTTGATTTTTATCGTTAGCCATGTTTTTTTCCGTTATTTTGTTGTGGCAATTACTTTAGGAACACAGAATATTAATTTGATTTAAATTTCTTTGTCCATTTTTATTATTCAAACTACTTTTGTTTAAACTCATTTCTTTATGTTTATTATTCAAAACTTATATTCAAATCATTAGCTTAGTATCTTTGATGTTTGCGATTTTAAAAGCCTTCACAGAGATTTTTTCTGTGAATTTAGCCTTGCTTAATAGGATATTTGGGCAAATTCATGGAATATTTCTCTTAATTTTAAAGAAATTGGTCCTGATTTGCCGTCATTCACAGGTTTTTCGTCAATCTGGGTGACTGGCATAACTAAATTTGTGGCCGCTGTTATGAAGGCTTCTTTTGCCTCTTTTGCTTCTTCAATTTTGAAGGGGCGTTCTATATAGCTCAGATCTAGCTCTTTTGTTAGTCTAATTACTCCTTCGCGCGTTATTCCTTTTAATATGGATTGGTTTGCTGGATGTGTGATTAGGTCGCCCTGCTTCGTTACAATCCATGCATTGCTTGCTGCGCCTTCTGTGATGATATTATCTTCATTATATAACCAGGCTTCTTCAGCGCCTTGCTCAATGGCGGTTTGACGAGCTAATACACTTGCCAGAAGTCCGGTGGTTTTAATATCAGGCCGCTTCCATCTTAAATCGGGATGGGTGATGACTTTAATTCCTTTTTTTGATTTTTCATCAAGTTTTAGCGGGTTTTTAGAGCGAGCTGATATGATAAGGGTTGCTGGTGTTTCATTTACACTTGGGAAAATGAAATCTCTTGGAGCGCAACCTCTTGAAATTTGGATATAGACATAGCCATTTTTAACTCTGTTTCGGCGAACCGTTTCTCTTATGATGAACGGAATGGTTCTCAGTGAGAAATCTGTGACTAGTCTTATTTCATTTAAGGAGCGTTCCAGTCTTTCTAGATGTGCCTTTTGATCAACGAGCTTGCCTGCTTTTACTTCAACGACTTCATAAACAGCGTCTGCGAAGAGGGTTGCTCTGTCTTCTACGTGAAGCAGTGCCTTGTTAAAGGATTGATAGCAACCATTGACGTAAATTGTTCTAGTCATTCTTATTGTTCCTTCAGTTGCGATTTTTTAATGGACCTTCGGTTTTCCCACTAGAAGCCGGTCCAGCAACCGTCATTATTCTTTCTCACAGTTATTCCAAGCGCTTTCTTGGCCCTTCAGATGCCCACCAACATCCGTACTAGCGCTTGGGCCTCCGAAGG from Hyphomicrobiales bacterium 4NK60-0047b includes the following:
- the hfq gene encoding RNA chaperone Hfq — encoded protein: MANDKNQNLQDAFLNNVRKSKTPLTIFLVNGIKLQGVVTWFDNFCVLLRRDGHSQLVYKHAISTIMPGQPVQMFEGEPTAEETNE
- a CDS encoding D-amino-acid transaminase, with product MTRTIYVNGCYQSFNKALLHVEDRATLFADAVYEVVEVKAGKLVDQKAHLERLERSLNEIRLVTDFSLRTIPFIIRETVRRNRVKNGYVYIQISRGCAPRDFIFPSVNETPATLIISARSKNPLKLDEKSKKGIKVITHPDLRWKRPDIKTTGLLASVLARQTAIEQGAEEAWLYNEDNIITEGAASNAWIVTKQGDLITHPANQSILKGITREGVIRLTKELDLSYIERPFKIEEAKEAKEAFITAATNLVMPVTQIDEKPVNDGKSGPISLKLREIFHEFAQISY